GGTTCTAAGATGGATACGAGAAATCTTGCCACTGTCATTGCGCCCAATATCCTAACAAACCCCAACAGGGCACCTGCATTAGATAGCGAGGCTATGTACGTTATTGACGCCGTGGAAATGATGATTACACATATCGAGGAAATGTGCCAGGTAAGAATCGGCCTTCTTTAGGGCTGTGGCCATTATGTTGACCTTTTCTAGGTTCCCGATGAGATCCTTGGCCTCATGAACGACCCTTATATCTTTACCAACAGTGGAGACCTCACGACGAAGGATATTCTGAAGCGATTCCAAGACCGACGGGGACAGATTTCTATTGCTGATGTGAACGAGGTCTACAACCGTCAGGATAACTCCACCCGACCACCAGCTCGGCGAGTAGAAACTGACCCAGCAGTTTGGCAGGGTGAAGCCACTGTTCGCACGATACAAGACCCTTCAATGCCTAACCCCAACAATGGGCATGGAACTCCCCCGGCGCGGTTCCGAGGACGAAACGATCTGGGCAATGCTTCGCCTTATGGGGTCAACCAGTTCAACCAGTCGGACAGTCAGCTCGATAGCGCCGAGCACAGCAGGAGGCGAGAATGGCGTAACTCTGGTATGGGACGTCAAGGCAGCGGACTTGGTGTGTCCGGCAACTCATGATACTTGTCTTTCACAATGATATTCTTGATTACACCTGGGCCCGGAAACGCCCAGCGTCAAGCTTCGTTTCGTTATTCTACATGCAGTTCAGGAGGTATGATTTGGGAGTAGAGAGTTATTTGCATAGTCGACGGCGttcctcttcgcttcttcctcaggcTTATATATGCTACCTATATCAGTGCATACAACTGTCGAACAAACAGGAAAAGAGCATTTTACCAATCACAAAACCCTTGGCATTCCTCGTTTTCTACACCACACGACACGACAAACCTGGTAgttgtcttgttctttcttctAGGAAActgagatgatgatctcgctCCTATCACTATTCCCTTCTCGACACTCAACTTCATGCCATGTTCTCTTCGAGCTCACATCACCTAAATAGCATGAGACATACATGTCtgccaatgccatcttctcttgggTTTAGTGTTTGTTCTTTGGGCAGGGGAGGGGCTGGAGGCCTATACCTCTTTTCTTACGAAACAAAAGGGGGTTCCAAGAAAGGGTGTTattttttttccccttctttcTATCTACGGTGCTCTTTCTATCTTCTTCTATACCTGAGTTGGATGGAGTAAACCATGTTAGCGGGTTGATTCCCATTGGAGTGTTGAGACCGGGCAAGGCGAggcgagatcaagatgaagagggtCATTGACTCCTCGTGCAAAATAAAAAAAATGCATGCATGTGTGCTGGGTCAGATATGAGGATGCAAACTACCTTAGTTTATGTTGGCTTCATTCTGGGATCAGATGGGATCTGGGTCACGCATTTAAGTGATGACAAGCGAGATAGGAGCAATAGATTATGTTCCGTATGGATACTGACGATTGAACGACTGGACCTTGGTCTTATCTGCTTAGATACAGCTAGAATAATTCTGTTCAAATCATGGAATCCGGCGCTATATTATAAGACACTACATTCCAACGAACGTTAGGCTACTTTGAACAATGTCACGCTGGTGTGTCTCGTTGGGCGAGACTGAAAATGTACTTGAAGCTAATCTTCGTAGACTAAACgatatataattaaagatGTCTCATATTGAATATTTAGGCCGAAATATGCTGTTCGTGGCCGGATATGAAGTTTTTACCACATTCGcctctctgtctcttcctTTAGATAGGAGCACCCTCCTATTCATTTCTCTCATTACTAGTAAGATTACGCcttggcagcggcagcggcagcagccgCCTTGTCCTGCTCGAGGAACCAGTTCACGCCACGATCGATGCCCTCCTTCAAGGACCAGACAGGCTGGTAGCGCAGAGCAcgcttggccttgttgatgttgtagTAGCGGGTCATGCAGCTCATGATGATAGACTTGCGAGTGAGTGTGGGGGTCTTTCCGAGAATGTTGGCGAGAACCTCACTGACATAGCCGATGGCGATGCCGACCTCGCGGTTGAGACCCCAATTGCCTTCTGTACCCTTATCATAGCCGGCGGCACGCCAGATGGCACGGGCAAAGTCCCAGAAGTAAACGGGTGTGTCgtttgtgatgaagaaagccTCGCCGTCGACCCGCTCATGATCAAGGGGGATGGTGGGAGAGGCAGCGgtggcgaggaggagctgtGCAGCGAGGAGGTGGGCATGGGCGACGTTGCCGACATAGGTGAAGTCGAAGAGGTTCTCGTTGGCGCCGACTTGAATTGTGTGCTTGCCGCGCTTGTAGGCGTTGAGAATGCCTGCGAGAGTCTGGACGTCGCCTTCGCCAAAGATACCGGCGGGACGGATGGAAGTCGTGAGAAGCTTGCAGCCCTCCT
This genomic interval from Fusarium verticillioides 7600 chromosome 1, whole genome shotgun sequence contains the following:
- a CDS encoding sterol-4alpha-carboxylate 3-dehydrogenase (decarboxylating); the protein is MAEKTKSRGPLGRVVVIGGNGFLGHHIVNQALEQWTTTATIGVDLRCERNRNPNAEYRECDITDPERLLSLFEELKPDVVIHTASPVAVNPNIGHDVFKKVNVDGTQAVVDACQKTGVKVLVYTSSASVISDNVTDLLNADERWPLIRGEAQTEYYSETKAQAEEIVLKANRQEGCKLLTTSIRPAGIFGEGDVQTLAGILNAYKRGKHTIQVGANENLFDFTYVGNVAHAHLLAAQLLLATAASPTIPLDHERVDGEAFFITNDTPVYFWDFARAIWRAAGYDKGTEGNWGLNREVGIAIGYVSEVLANILGKTPTLTRKSIIMSCMTRYYNINKAKRALRYQPVWSLKEGIDRGVNWFLEQDKAAAAAAAAKA